A region of the Corynebacterium renale genome:
AGATGTCGACTGAAGTCCGGTGGCATCTCCAATTTCTCGGATGCTTGGCGGGTAACCGCGTAGAACGACGGCATCCGTGATTACTTCCAAGATGCGACGTTGACGTTCTGAAAGGGTACTAGGGTCCAGATCTTTCGGATTGGACGACTTCTTCTTGTTCACTGAATTTCACTTTCTACTCTGGGGTCGAAGCATTCGGGTTATAGATTTACGGCCATCCTACACTAGTCATTCGAAAATGTGTACCACGCTCTGCTTTTACGTTCGGGGTTGGACAGGTGTGGACGCGTGTGCTATAAATCGAACACAGAGGCGAACCTCGAACGGTTGGGCGAAAGACTTGTAAATGCGTCTGACGGTAAATCTACACTGACCCTCGCAATGCTTGAAGGAGATATCATGACTACTGCTATTTATCGCGCTAACAGGAACTTTGGTGGAGAGGTTCGTCCGACTGCTCCGCGCGTCGCTGAGTGGGGTCCGGAATGCCGGTCCTTTGAGTACGGGTCTTCCGGGAGGGTTCGAACGCTATCTCCGTTGGTTCCCGGTATACATGGAAACAATGTGCAATCTGGAGGCAGCGAATTGTCCGCTCATCGAACGAAACAACGAGCCTCTAGTAAGGGCAATTACGGCGCGATATGTGGAGGAGCGCTGTTTGGACTCTTTATTGTGCTCGGTTCATTCCTGTTCGGAGGTGACGATTCTGACCCTTATCTCAGCGGCGAGATGTCTATATATGGTCAGACTTTCGATACTTCGATTCGCTAGTTATACAGTGGGTGTACTTGCCTTCACTACTTATTATCTCAAGGGGAAGCCACCATGAACTGTCCATTCTGCAACCATGACCACTCGCGGGTTGTAGATTCCCGCATAGTCGAACGCGGGGCAGCCATCCGTCGCCGCCGGGAGTGTTCCTCCTGCGAAGGGCGCTTTACCACCATCGAGAAATCGGTGCTTTTGGTGGTTAAGCGAAACGGGGTCACTGAGCCTTTTAGCCGCGACAAAGTGATTACTGGCGTTCGACGAGCATGTCAAGGCCGCGACGTATCCGACGATGAGCTTAAAGTCCTCGCGCAACAGGTCGAGCAGAAAGTGCGGAGTCACGGTAGCTCCCAGATTCACGCCAATGAGATTGGTTTGGCAATACTCGATCCATTACGGGAGTTAGACGAGGTCGCATACCTTCGATTTGCCTCGGTGTACAAATCGTTTGAAGATGCCGAAGATTTCGAGAGAGAGATTCGGTTGATGCGCAGGAGACAACGAGACTAAAGCTTGGCGATAGCCTTTTCGATACGGCGAGGCGAGATTGTCTTGGCGGTTCCCAAACGCTGCGCGAAAAGGCTCACGCGTAGTTCTTGGAGGTCCCACTGGATATCTTTCACACGCGTAGTCTTCGCAGCTCCTGGCGCTAACTTTTTCACCTTGGCCTCTAATTGTTGCTCGAGAGAATTCACAACTTCTTGGCGATCCGCATCTCGGTCGGGGTCGCGATTGATATCGTCCAAGCGCAACACCATAGCTTTTACATATCGCCCCAAATGTCGTAAGCGACCTTGTCCATGGATTACTAAGGCCTGTGGCGGCAATAAAAACTCAAGCTGTTTCTTCATGTCGGTAATGGCTTCGCCGTCCCACTGCTTAAGTTCTTCTGCTAGTCGTTCATAGTCAGCCAATGCGGGAGCAACGGCCACTACCATCGCACGGACTCGTGCTGGGATAGTCGGGATGATTGTCTGCTTGAGATCCGCGAATGCCTCCGGAGATCGGACGGCACCACCAGCTTCAACAAGCGCGTCCCGTACTGATGCAACGCGGGCCTCGTTAACTAGGCCCTCAGCACCGCCATGAGGATAGTTATCCACCGCCACTCGCTGCGTTAGGGGCAGGCCCTTAACCATCTGTTTAGTGTTGATTGTGACCTCGCGGAGCAGCATTGTCAGCGTCGCCGTGATCATCGCAGCATCTGCGTCTTGCTTGGTCGGGAGAACCTTGACTGCAAAACCATCCTCAGTGGCCACCAAAGCAGGGTACGCCGTCACATCGTGACCATCGACCTTGGTCGTGACCGTTTCGTCTAGTGCCCCGAACGTCTCAGACGTCCATTCTTGAGCAACGATAGATTCTTGCTTACGGGATAGTTTCGATACAGAAGAGCGGATGTGACCAGTTTGGCGTTTTTGAAGAGCAGCTAAATTTTTGTCGCTATCTATAATCTTGCCACGTTTGTCTATTGCAGCATAGGTCATTTTTAAGTGGTCGGGGAGTTTTTCCGGTTGGAAATCTTCAGCTCCTATGCCGGTAACACCGAGCGTTTGTAACGAAGCGGCCAAACCTTCCGCAACAGTTCCTTGTGTCGGATCTAAGTTAGGTAGTGCTCTACGCGCGAAGTCAGGAGCCGGGACGACTGTGCGTCGCTGTACCTTCGGTAACGTACGAATAAGTTCCACACATAATTCTTCCCTCATACCTGGGACGAGCCAGGTAAATTGTTCGGTGTCTATGCCGGCAAGCATCGGGACTGGAATATGTACCGTGACACCATCTCGGGGGCTGCCTGGATCAAACATATAGGAGAGTTCAAATACTACGTCTGACTCACGCGATCGCCATGTGTCTGGGAATTGCTCCTCGGTGTATTGCCCCGCTTGATCAGTGCGAAGCTGATCTGGGTCAAAGTCTAAGTAATGAGAGTTCTTTTGTTTCTTTCGTTTCCACCACTTGTTGAAACTTGCTGCGTTAGTAGAGGTGGACGGTAGTTTAGCATCATAGAAGTCGAATAAGGCGTCTTCGTCTACAACGAGACCCCGTCGACGGGCCTTGTCCTCGATTTCAGCCGCGGTGTCCAATTTGCGCGCGTTATCTTGGAGGAACCGGTGATTGAAGTTCCAGTCACCGTCGATAAGCGCATGACGAATGAACATGTCACGTGCTGCTTCGGGGTCAACGCGGTGATAGGGGACCTCTCGATCTGCCACGAGAGGGACTCCGAAAAGTAAAACTTTCTCGTGAACCATTGCGGCACCCCTTTTGCGGGACCAGAACGGCTCAGAATGCGTCCGCTTGAGTAGATGCGCGCCTAGTTTTTCCACCCATGTGGGATCGACTGCGGCAACATCTCGAGCCCATAGCTGCGACGTTTCGACGATTTCTGCTGCCATGATGAAATCTGGACGTTTACGTGAAAGTGAAGAGCCTGGGAAAATCATGAATCGCGTGTTGCGCGTTCCGTGGTATTCGCGGGTCTGCCCTTCACGAACACCAATATGCATGAGCAGTCCGGATAGCAGCGACTGGTGGATAAGGTCCCGGTCGCGGGCTGAGTCTGTGTGGGTAGTTTCTTTCCATCCGAGGTCAGATACAACGTCGCGAAGCTGGCGAACCAAATCGCGCCATTCCCGCGACCGCATGTGGTGCAGATACTCCGCTTTCAGCTTCTTACGGAATGCGTTTCCACTGAGCTGCGCCCGCTGCTCATGGATGTAGTCCCACAATTTGAGATAGCTAATGAAATCGCTGCTGTCATCCTTAAACCGCGCATGAAGCTGATCAGCCTGGGCCTGGAACTCAAGGGGTCGTTCGCGAATGTCCTGAATGGTGAGTCCAGCGACAATCACGATGACTGCATCAAGTACACCTTTGAGATGGCCCTCTACAACCATGCGTGCCATACGCGGGTCAACTGGGATACGCGCAATAACTTTACCGATTGCGGTGAGAACCGGTTGTCCTTCGCGTTCTTCCTGCGTAATTGCACCGATTTCGTGAAGTAACGCGACTCCGTCGCGAATAGCGCGGTGCTCTGGCGGCTGAATAAACGGGAATTCGCGGATGTCTCCCAAGCGCAGTGCGGCCATTTGCAAAATGACGCTAGCAAGATTCGTGCGTAAAATTTCTGGGTCGGTGAACTCCGGTCGTGATTGGAAGTCTTCTTCGGAGTACAAGCGAATGGCGATACCGTCCGCCACGCGACCGCACCGACCCGAACGCTGTTGCGCGCTCGCTTGCGAAATCGGTTCGATGGGGAGACGTTGTACTTTGGTCCGGGTTGAGTACCTTGAGATGCGGGCGAGACCAGTATCAACGACGTACCTGATACCTGGAACCGTCAGGGATGTTTCTGCAATATTTGTTGCCAGAACAATGCGACGACCTTTATGCGGACTAAAAACTCGATGCTGCTCTTGGTTAGAGAGCCGGCCAAAGAGTGGTGTGACTTCGACGCCACGCCAATGTTTACCCTCGATGGCGTCCATGGCATCACGAATATCACGCTCGCCGGCGAAGAAACACAATATATCTCCGGGGCCTTCGGCCATGAGTTCTTCAAGCGCCGCCAGTAAACCTTCGATTGGGTCGATGTCGCGGACGCGGTCGCCCTCCACGATTTCAAGCGGTCGATACCGGATTTCCACTGGGAAAGTACGCCCCGAGACTTCGATGATAGGAGCCGGAGTGCCGTCGGCAGCGGCAAAATGGTCGGCGAATCTTTCAGGGTCAATCGTCGCGGAGGTGATGATCACTTTCAAATCCGGACGCTGGGGGAGCAGCCTCTTGATATAACCAAGCAGGAAATCGATATTCAGTGAGCGTTCATGAGCTTCGTCGATGATCAGCGTGTCATAGGCCAAGAGTTTCCGGTCACGCTGCATTTCAGACAGCAATATGCCGTCGGTCATCAGCTTGACCGCGGTTGTATCGGAAACTTTATCGTCGAAGCGAATCGCGTAACCTACAGATTCGCCAATGTCTTGACCAAGCTCGTCGGCAATCCGCTCTGCGACGGTCCGTGCTGCCAAACGTCGTGGTTGCGTATGCCCAATCAGTCCCTTGCGCCCTAAACCAAGTTCGAGGCAGATCTTTGGAATTTGCGTGGTCTTGCCGGATCCGGTCTCACCGGCGATGATAACTACCTGGTTTTCAGAAATCGCCTGGGCCAGGTCGTCGTGAAACGCTGTAACCGGGAGGTTTTCTGGAAAAGTCAGCTCAGGAATGTGCTTATCGACGTTCTGTACCCTGCGCTGCGCCTCGGTGATATCAGAACCAATGGCTTGGAGCGCGTGTGGCGACCGTGCTTTCTTGAGGCG
Encoded here:
- the nrdR gene encoding transcriptional regulator NrdR, with amino-acid sequence MNCPFCNHDHSRVVDSRIVERGAAIRRRRECSSCEGRFTTIEKSVLLVVKRNGVTEPFSRDKVITGVRRACQGRDVSDDELKVLAQQVEQKVRSHGSSQIHANEIGLAILDPLRELDEVAYLRFASVYKSFEDAEDFEREIRLMRRRQRD
- the hrpA gene encoding ATP-dependent RNA helicase HrpA — translated: MTSPHNSDSVSTPQRSELYAALDEVRLRDRPVFRRRLKKARSPHALQAIGSDITEAQRRVQNVDKHIPELTFPENLPVTAFHDDLAQAISENQVVIIAGETGSGKTTQIPKICLELGLGRKGLIGHTQPRRLAARTVAERIADELGQDIGESVGYAIRFDDKVSDTTAVKLMTDGILLSEMQRDRKLLAYDTLIIDEAHERSLNIDFLLGYIKRLLPQRPDLKVIITSATIDPERFADHFAAADGTPAPIIEVSGRTFPVEIRYRPLEIVEGDRVRDIDPIEGLLAALEELMAEGPGDILCFFAGERDIRDAMDAIEGKHWRGVEVTPLFGRLSNQEQHRVFSPHKGRRIVLATNIAETSLTVPGIRYVVDTGLARISRYSTRTKVQRLPIEPISQASAQQRSGRCGRVADGIAIRLYSEEDFQSRPEFTDPEILRTNLASVILQMAALRLGDIREFPFIQPPEHRAIRDGVALLHEIGAITQEEREGQPVLTAIGKVIARIPVDPRMARMVVEGHLKGVLDAVIVIVAGLTIQDIRERPLEFQAQADQLHARFKDDSSDFISYLKLWDYIHEQRAQLSGNAFRKKLKAEYLHHMRSREWRDLVRQLRDVVSDLGWKETTHTDSARDRDLIHQSLLSGLLMHIGVREGQTREYHGTRNTRFMIFPGSSLSRKRPDFIMAAEIVETSQLWARDVAAVDPTWVEKLGAHLLKRTHSEPFWSRKRGAAMVHEKVLLFGVPLVADREVPYHRVDPEAARDMFIRHALIDGDWNFNHRFLQDNARKLDTAAEIEDKARRRGLVVDEDALFDFYDAKLPSTSTNAASFNKWWKRKKQKNSHYLDFDPDQLRTDQAGQYTEEQFPDTWRSRESDVVFELSYMFDPGSPRDGVTVHIPVPMLAGIDTEQFTWLVPGMREELCVELIRTLPKVQRRTVVPAPDFARRALPNLDPTQGTVAEGLAASLQTLGVTGIGAEDFQPEKLPDHLKMTYAAIDKRGKIIDSDKNLAALQKRQTGHIRSSVSKLSRKQESIVAQEWTSETFGALDETVTTKVDGHDVTAYPALVATEDGFAVKVLPTKQDADAAMITATLTMLLREVTINTKQMVKGLPLTQRVAVDNYPHGGAEGLVNEARVASVRDALVEAGGAVRSPEAFADLKQTIIPTIPARVRAMVVAVAPALADYERLAEELKQWDGEAITDMKKQLEFLLPPQALVIHGQGRLRHLGRYVKAMVLRLDDINRDPDRDADRQEVVNSLEQQLEAKVKKLAPGAAKTTRVKDIQWDLQELRVSLFAQRLGTAKTISPRRIEKAIAKL